From Cherax quadricarinatus isolate ZL_2023a unplaced genomic scaffold, ASM3850222v1 Contig979, whole genome shotgun sequence, one genomic window encodes:
- the LOC128685641 gene encoding uncharacterized protein encodes MPVGHQDKTWASHVACQHRKKTLEGWNRGKNKMPGSLLFLEYDVNPLITQPTVASVWWILPNTELGKMHLLFIIQTFFSSIAPVPHSVDLPVPTPPERSQPSEEISKSENEEYGEQDYDLTDVAVERNPYYPHQTSVTLSEILV; translated from the exons ATGCCAGTTGGGcaccaagacaagacctgggcaTCTCATGTTGCTTGTCAACATCgtaagaaaacattggaag GATGGAATAGAGGAAAAAATAAAATGCCAGGAAGTTTGCTGTTCCTAGAATATGAcgtgaacccactgatcactcaaccaactgttgcttctgtctggtggatccttccaaacaCCGAACTGGGAAAAATGCACCTACTATTTATTATCCAGACCTTCTTCTCTtctattgcaccagtaccacacagtgttgatcttcctgtacctacacctccagaaagaagtcaaccATCAGAAGAAATCAGCAAATCAGAAAATGAGGAGTACGGTGaacaagactatgatctcacagaCGTAGCTGTTGAgaggaatccttactacccaCACCAGACTTCAGTGACCTTATCAGAGATCTTAGTTTGA